One segment of Megachile rotundata isolate GNS110a chromosome 4, iyMegRotu1, whole genome shotgun sequence DNA contains the following:
- the LOC100883599 gene encoding uncharacterized protein LOC100883599 isoform X2: MQKKETNDLKVCNGWTQKWMCPKKIQKNNDLYIREIVRGPFSSPKLLVSQPFIELSTCQRQAVNVNENRNDLRHGIPNAWKEYLARKGYCNSIETRVLQKNLIPSYVRSFATDRIWNELGLPLVQGIPDPWKCKFLFQRRSVKCLQRRCAYNNKISAQIACIYDGDDEAEIEHSAKRQFNKDRDPHHDENKELFFSRIKKMAPEKSKNNFKKVKSNISKLDDESPIDKNSTRIQHGRPMQKFKSDFSTKRNVSTSQTINCVKKEAKFTQMDVIPIKKKLVQTPNKYIDTRTQTENNRKKNVQNIVCCNCTIPNHVYSNIKNCPQRASSCQQLNASNLVLCQNCENIFYKRDSQVNNTMKTKTTCVRSSKNIGQYKTMSQKKSDKRKKRKWSDCFRKGKTWFKQENLIDAKSKICCEQDLKLVCGRCNNPYLKIASLRATVSDQKTNLCGCKKEEENEIRNAISKHSMTRKQSDNIVRCCKNYLCTWTESKMYVSREDLGWTPCSIKSGNNVLKKNSCNDDVNISAMNSEIKVNPEDGDQICVEHRVIDNPKKKIISKNMMHSRSCIDGSKGNHLLEGNRYNVKKKTIKRGNKNITNTMFVEGKDNITQFQQVSNIEDNMMNDNKNDLDCDVLYCSELVKDDNSEIES, encoded by the exons ATGCAGAAAAAGGAAACAAATGATCTTAAAGTATGTAACGGATGGACACAAAAATGGATGTGTCCAAAGAAGATTCAAAAAAATAACGATCTCTACATACGCGAGATAGTACGTGGACCATTTTCTTCGCCTAAGTTATTAGTGTCGCAACCATTTATCGAACTTTCGACTTGTCAACGACAAGCTGTAAATGTTAATGAAAATCGCAACGATCTACGACACGGCATTCCAAATGCTTGGAAAGAATATTTAGCTAGAAAGGGATACTGCAATTCAATAGAAACACGTGTTCTGCAGAAAAATTTAATACCTTCTTACGTTAGATCTTTCGCCACTGACAGGATATGGAACGAGTTAGGTTTACCTCTCGTGCAAGGCATCCCTGACCCATGGAAATGTAAATTTCTTTTTCAGAGGCGATCCGTTAAATGTTTACAACGACGGTGCGCttacaataacaaaatttccGCGCAAATTGCGTGTATTTATGACGGAGACGATGAAGCAGAAATAGAACACAGTGCAAAGAGACAATTTAATAAAGATCGTGATCCGCACCACGACGAAAATAAAGAATTGTTTTTTTCGCGGATAAAAAAAATGGCGCCTGAaaagagtaaaaataatttcaagaaaGTAAAGAGCAATATATCGAAACTCGATGATGAGTCACCGATTGATAAAAATTCAACAAGGATTCAACATGGAAGGccaatgcaaaaatttaaaagcgATTTTAGTACAAAAAGAAATGTTTCTACCTCTCAGACTATTAATTGCGTGAAAAAGGAGGCAAAATTTACACAAATGGATGTGattccaataaaaaaaaaattag TGCAGACACCAAACAAATACATAGATACAAGAACCCAAACTGAAAATAATCGTAAGAAGAACGTTCAAAATATTGTTTGTTGCAATTGTACCATACCGAATCACGtctattcaaatataaaaaattgtcctCAGCGTGCAAGTTCTTGCCAACAGCTGAACGCATCGAATCTCGTACTCTGtcaaaattgtgaaaatattttttacaaaagagATTCTCAAGTAAATAACACCATGAAAACGAAGACTACGTGTGTACGTAGCTCAAAAAATATCGGGCAATATAAAACTATGAGTCAAAAAAAGTCTGATAAACGAAAGAAACGTAAATGGTCTGATTGCTTTAGAAAAGGAAAAACGTGGTTTAAGCAGGAAAATCTTATCGATGCAAAAAGTAAGATCTGTTGTGAACAAGATCTGAAACTTGTTTGCGGTCGATGTAATAACCCTTATCTCAAAATTGCGTCCTTACGTGCGACTGTCTCCGATCAAAAGACAAATTTGTGCGGTTgcaaaaaggaagaagaaaatgaaattagaaATGCCATTTCAAAACATTCCATGACGCGGAAACAAAGCGACAATATCGTTCGATGTTGCAAGAATTACTTATGTACGTGGACTGAAAGCAAAATGTACGTTTCCAGGGAAGACCTTGGCTGGACGCCATGTTCGATTAAATCAGGAAATAATGTGTTAAAGAAAAATAGTTGCAATGATGATGTAAACATTTCAGCaatgaattcagaaattaaggTAAACCCAGAAGATGGCGATCAAATCTGTGTTGAACATCGTGTCATTGATAATCCTAAAAAAAAGATAATTTCAAAGAATATGATGCACAGTCGGTCATGCATCGACGGTAGCAAAGGAAATCATCTGTTGGAAGGTAATCGTTATAATGTTAAGAAGAAGACTATAAAAAGGGGAAACAAAAACATCACTAATACAATGTTCGTTGAAGGAAAAGATAATATTACACAATTTCAACAG GTTTCAAACATTGAAGACAACATGAtgaatgataataaaaatgatcttgattgtgatgtattgtACTGTTCTGAACTTGTTAAAGATGATAACAGCGAAATTGAAAGTTAA
- the LOC100883599 gene encoding uncharacterized protein LOC100883599 isoform X1 — protein sequence MQKKETNDLKVCNGWTQKWMCPKKIQKNNDLYIREIVRGPFSSPKLLVSQPFIELSTCQRQAVNVNENRNDLRHGIPNAWKEYLARKGYCNSIETRVLQKNLIPSYVRSFATDRIWNELGLPLVQGIPDPWKCKFLFQRRSVKCLQRRCAYNNKISAQIACIYDGDDEAEIEHSAKRQFNKDRDPHHDENKELFFSRIKKMAPEKSKNNFKKVKSNISKLDDESPIDKNSTRIQHGRPMQKFKSDFSTKRNVSTSQTINCVKKEAKFTQMDVIPIKKKLVQTPNKYIDTRTQTENNRKKNVQNIVCCNCTIPNHVYSNIKNCPQRASSCQQLNASNLVLCQNCENIFYKRDSQVNNTMKTKTTCVRSSKNIGQYKTMSQKKSDKRKKRKWSDCFRKGKTWFKQENLIDAKSKICCEQDLKLVCGRCNNPYLKIASLRATVSDQKTNLCGCKKEEENEIRNAISKHSMTRKQSDNIVRCCKNYLCTWTESKMYVSREDLGWTPCSIKSGNNVLKKNSCNDDVNISAMNSEIKVNPEDGDQICVEHRVIDNPKKKIISKNMMHSRSCIDGSKGNHLLEGNRYNVKKKTIKRGNKNITNTMFVEGKDNITQFQQVRFDPTLQYVVTDSGEYADVSDNFIDDDTNNSSQDRLSVTSITFMRQLKNAIPIRKLYRKRKLQKIYRFRQKMSRNNMFDFEQVSNIEDNMMNDNKNDLDCDVLYCSELVKDDNSEIES from the exons ATGCAGAAAAAGGAAACAAATGATCTTAAAGTATGTAACGGATGGACACAAAAATGGATGTGTCCAAAGAAGATTCAAAAAAATAACGATCTCTACATACGCGAGATAGTACGTGGACCATTTTCTTCGCCTAAGTTATTAGTGTCGCAACCATTTATCGAACTTTCGACTTGTCAACGACAAGCTGTAAATGTTAATGAAAATCGCAACGATCTACGACACGGCATTCCAAATGCTTGGAAAGAATATTTAGCTAGAAAGGGATACTGCAATTCAATAGAAACACGTGTTCTGCAGAAAAATTTAATACCTTCTTACGTTAGATCTTTCGCCACTGACAGGATATGGAACGAGTTAGGTTTACCTCTCGTGCAAGGCATCCCTGACCCATGGAAATGTAAATTTCTTTTTCAGAGGCGATCCGTTAAATGTTTACAACGACGGTGCGCttacaataacaaaatttccGCGCAAATTGCGTGTATTTATGACGGAGACGATGAAGCAGAAATAGAACACAGTGCAAAGAGACAATTTAATAAAGATCGTGATCCGCACCACGACGAAAATAAAGAATTGTTTTTTTCGCGGATAAAAAAAATGGCGCCTGAaaagagtaaaaataatttcaagaaaGTAAAGAGCAATATATCGAAACTCGATGATGAGTCACCGATTGATAAAAATTCAACAAGGATTCAACATGGAAGGccaatgcaaaaatttaaaagcgATTTTAGTACAAAAAGAAATGTTTCTACCTCTCAGACTATTAATTGCGTGAAAAAGGAGGCAAAATTTACACAAATGGATGTGattccaataaaaaaaaaattag TGCAGACACCAAACAAATACATAGATACAAGAACCCAAACTGAAAATAATCGTAAGAAGAACGTTCAAAATATTGTTTGTTGCAATTGTACCATACCGAATCACGtctattcaaatataaaaaattgtcctCAGCGTGCAAGTTCTTGCCAACAGCTGAACGCATCGAATCTCGTACTCTGtcaaaattgtgaaaatattttttacaaaagagATTCTCAAGTAAATAACACCATGAAAACGAAGACTACGTGTGTACGTAGCTCAAAAAATATCGGGCAATATAAAACTATGAGTCAAAAAAAGTCTGATAAACGAAAGAAACGTAAATGGTCTGATTGCTTTAGAAAAGGAAAAACGTGGTTTAAGCAGGAAAATCTTATCGATGCAAAAAGTAAGATCTGTTGTGAACAAGATCTGAAACTTGTTTGCGGTCGATGTAATAACCCTTATCTCAAAATTGCGTCCTTACGTGCGACTGTCTCCGATCAAAAGACAAATTTGTGCGGTTgcaaaaaggaagaagaaaatgaaattagaaATGCCATTTCAAAACATTCCATGACGCGGAAACAAAGCGACAATATCGTTCGATGTTGCAAGAATTACTTATGTACGTGGACTGAAAGCAAAATGTACGTTTCCAGGGAAGACCTTGGCTGGACGCCATGTTCGATTAAATCAGGAAATAATGTGTTAAAGAAAAATAGTTGCAATGATGATGTAAACATTTCAGCaatgaattcagaaattaaggTAAACCCAGAAGATGGCGATCAAATCTGTGTTGAACATCGTGTCATTGATAATCCTAAAAAAAAGATAATTTCAAAGAATATGATGCACAGTCGGTCATGCATCGACGGTAGCAAAGGAAATCATCTGTTGGAAGGTAATCGTTATAATGTTAAGAAGAAGACTATAAAAAGGGGAAACAAAAACATCACTAATACAATGTTCGTTGAAGGAAAAGATAATATTACACAATTTCAACAGGTAAGATTCGATCCCACATTGCAGTACGTTGTAACTGATAGTGGTGAGTATGCGGATGTATCAGATAATTTTATAGATGATGACACTAATAACTCATCTCAAGATAGATTGTCAGTCACTTCAATAACTTTCATGCGACAATTGAAAAATGCAATTCCGATAAGAAAGTTGTATCGGAAACgcaaattacagaaaatttaccGTTTTCGTCAAAAAATGTCGAGAAATAATATGTTTGATTTTGAACAGGTTTCAAACATTGAAGACAACATGAtgaatgataataaaaatgatcttgattgtgatgtattgtACTGTTCTGAACTTGTTAAAGATGATAACAGCGAAATTGAAAGTTAA
- the LOC100882086 gene encoding uncharacterized protein LOC100882086 isoform X2: MAKTKTISKGCPKCELQVPVACKACPCGHSFFNARRNSIKSPPSPDNGVMKTRQTNRPKQKPNYYDSLEYDKQSKKSAKIRKATDAASDIDCRQLNKKKKRKGKTKGKNGCNNGMADDDDEVQGINGLSPEKQLTCTLILQELNNKMRVVAWKPT, translated from the exons ATGGCAAAGACTAAAACAATTAGTAAAGGCTGCCCAAAATGTGAACTGCag GTACCTGTTGCGTGCAAAGCATGTCCATGTGGGCATTCGTTTTTCAATGCAAGGCGTAATTCAATTAAAAGTCCTCCTAGTCCTGATAATGGAGTAATGAAAACTAGGCAAACTAATCGACCCAAACAGAAACCAAATTATTACGATTCATTAGAGTATGATAAACAATCAAAGAAAAGTGCAAAA ATAAGAAAAGCGACAGATGCTGCTAGCGACATAGACTGCagacaattaaataaaaagaagaaacgaaaagGAAAAACTAAAGGTAAAAATGGATGTAATAATGGAATGGCAGATGACGATGATGAAGTGCAAGGAATTAACGGTTTATCACCGGAGAAGCAGCTCACGTGCACTTTAATACTACAagaattaaataacaaaatgagAGTTGTAGCCTGGAAACCGAC atag
- the LOC100882086 gene encoding uncharacterized protein LOC100882086 isoform X1: MAKTKTISKGCPKCELQVPVACKACPCGHSFFNARRNSIKSPPSPDNGVMKTRQTNRPKQKPNYYDSLEYDKQSKKSAKIRKATDAASDIDCRQLNKKKKRKGKTKGKNGCNNGMADDDDEVQGINGLSPEKQLTCTLILQELNNKMRVVAWKPTTCRNSSFSTNNHNVTCKYNVYNVDVIHKANNKL, from the exons ATGGCAAAGACTAAAACAATTAGTAAAGGCTGCCCAAAATGTGAACTGCag GTACCTGTTGCGTGCAAAGCATGTCCATGTGGGCATTCGTTTTTCAATGCAAGGCGTAATTCAATTAAAAGTCCTCCTAGTCCTGATAATGGAGTAATGAAAACTAGGCAAACTAATCGACCCAAACAGAAACCAAATTATTACGATTCATTAGAGTATGATAAACAATCAAAGAAAAGTGCAAAA ATAAGAAAAGCGACAGATGCTGCTAGCGACATAGACTGCagacaattaaataaaaagaagaaacgaaaagGAAAAACTAAAGGTAAAAATGGATGTAATAATGGAATGGCAGATGACGATGATGAAGTGCAAGGAATTAACGGTTTATCACCGGAGAAGCAGCTCACGTGCACTTTAATACTACAagaattaaataacaaaatgagAGTTGTAGCCTGGAAACCGAC GACCTGCCGCAATTCTTCGTTTTCTACAAATAACCATAACGTAACATGTAAATACAATGTATATAATGTTGACGTAATACATAAGGCAAATAACAAACTGTAA
- the LOC100883599 gene encoding uncharacterized protein LOC100883599 isoform X3, with the protein MQKKETNDLKVCNGWTQKWMCPKKIQKNNDLYIREIVRGPFSSPKLLVSQPFIELSTCQRQAVNVNENRNDLRHGIPNAWKEYLARKGYCNSIETRVLQKNLIPSYVRSFATDRIWNELGLPLVQGIPDPWKCKFLFQRRSVKCLQRRCAYNNKISAQIACIYDGDDEAEIEHSAKRQFNKDRDPHHDENKELFFSRIKKMAPEKSKNNFKKVKSNISKLDDESPIDKNSTRIQHGRPMQKFKSDFSTKRNVSTSQTINCVKKEAKFTQMDVIPIKKKLVQTPNKYIDTRTQTENNRKKNVQNIVCCNCTIPNHVYSNIKNCPQRASSCQQLNASNLVLCQNCENIFYKRDSQVNNTMKTKTTCVRSSKNIGQYKTMSQKKSDKRKKRKWSDCFRKGKTWFKQENLIDAKSKICCEQDLKLVCGRCNNPYLKIASLRATVSDQKTNLCGCKKEEENEIRNAISKHSMTRKQSDNIVRCCKNYLCTWTESKMYVSREDLGWTPCSIKSGNNVLKKNSCNDDVNISAMNSEIKVNPEDGDQICVEHRVIDNPKKKIISKNMMHSRSCIDGSKGNHLLEGKIRSHIAVRCN; encoded by the exons ATGCAGAAAAAGGAAACAAATGATCTTAAAGTATGTAACGGATGGACACAAAAATGGATGTGTCCAAAGAAGATTCAAAAAAATAACGATCTCTACATACGCGAGATAGTACGTGGACCATTTTCTTCGCCTAAGTTATTAGTGTCGCAACCATTTATCGAACTTTCGACTTGTCAACGACAAGCTGTAAATGTTAATGAAAATCGCAACGATCTACGACACGGCATTCCAAATGCTTGGAAAGAATATTTAGCTAGAAAGGGATACTGCAATTCAATAGAAACACGTGTTCTGCAGAAAAATTTAATACCTTCTTACGTTAGATCTTTCGCCACTGACAGGATATGGAACGAGTTAGGTTTACCTCTCGTGCAAGGCATCCCTGACCCATGGAAATGTAAATTTCTTTTTCAGAGGCGATCCGTTAAATGTTTACAACGACGGTGCGCttacaataacaaaatttccGCGCAAATTGCGTGTATTTATGACGGAGACGATGAAGCAGAAATAGAACACAGTGCAAAGAGACAATTTAATAAAGATCGTGATCCGCACCACGACGAAAATAAAGAATTGTTTTTTTCGCGGATAAAAAAAATGGCGCCTGAaaagagtaaaaataatttcaagaaaGTAAAGAGCAATATATCGAAACTCGATGATGAGTCACCGATTGATAAAAATTCAACAAGGATTCAACATGGAAGGccaatgcaaaaatttaaaagcgATTTTAGTACAAAAAGAAATGTTTCTACCTCTCAGACTATTAATTGCGTGAAAAAGGAGGCAAAATTTACACAAATGGATGTGattccaataaaaaaaaaattag TGCAGACACCAAACAAATACATAGATACAAGAACCCAAACTGAAAATAATCGTAAGAAGAACGTTCAAAATATTGTTTGTTGCAATTGTACCATACCGAATCACGtctattcaaatataaaaaattgtcctCAGCGTGCAAGTTCTTGCCAACAGCTGAACGCATCGAATCTCGTACTCTGtcaaaattgtgaaaatattttttacaaaagagATTCTCAAGTAAATAACACCATGAAAACGAAGACTACGTGTGTACGTAGCTCAAAAAATATCGGGCAATATAAAACTATGAGTCAAAAAAAGTCTGATAAACGAAAGAAACGTAAATGGTCTGATTGCTTTAGAAAAGGAAAAACGTGGTTTAAGCAGGAAAATCTTATCGATGCAAAAAGTAAGATCTGTTGTGAACAAGATCTGAAACTTGTTTGCGGTCGATGTAATAACCCTTATCTCAAAATTGCGTCCTTACGTGCGACTGTCTCCGATCAAAAGACAAATTTGTGCGGTTgcaaaaaggaagaagaaaatgaaattagaaATGCCATTTCAAAACATTCCATGACGCGGAAACAAAGCGACAATATCGTTCGATGTTGCAAGAATTACTTATGTACGTGGACTGAAAGCAAAATGTACGTTTCCAGGGAAGACCTTGGCTGGACGCCATGTTCGATTAAATCAGGAAATAATGTGTTAAAGAAAAATAGTTGCAATGATGATGTAAACATTTCAGCaatgaattcagaaattaaggTAAACCCAGAAGATGGCGATCAAATCTGTGTTGAACATCGTGTCATTGATAATCCTAAAAAAAAGATAATTTCAAAGAATATGATGCACAGTCGGTCATGCATCGACGGTAGCAAAGGAAATCATCTGTTGGAAG GTAAGATTCGATCCCACATTGCAGTACGTTGTAACTGA
- the IscU gene encoding iron-sulfur cluster assembly enzyme: protein MSLLRSLPTRLSNTSKLISRSVPAVFYHPNVIDHYENPRNVGSLDKDDNQVGTGIVGAPACGDVMKLQIKVDEKGKIIDAKFKTFGCGSAIASSSLATEWVKGKTVDEALALKNTDIAKELCLPPVKLHCSMLAEDAIKAALSDYNIKQKQKSKEKKDSSPNKA from the exons ATGTCTTTACTGCGATCATTACCCACGAGACTTAGCAACACTTCGAAATTAATATCCCGGAGTGTTCCAGCTGTATTTTATCATCCAAAT GTAATAGATCATTATGAGAATCCAAGGAATGTAGGATCTTTAGATAAAGATGATAATCAAGTAGGTACAGGCATTGTAGGTGCTCCTGCCTGTGGTGATGTAATGAAGCTTCAGATTAAAGTTGACGAGAAAGGAAAGATCATAGatgcaaaattcaaaacttttggATGTGGTTCTGCTATTGCTTCTAGCTCGTTAGCTACAGAATGGGTTAAAGGAAAGACT GTAGATGAAGCTTTGGCATTAAAAAATACTGACATTGCTAAAGAATTGTGCTTACCACCTGTCAAGCTGCACTGTTCGA TGCTTGCAGAAGATGCAATTAAGGCTGCTTTGTCAGATTACAATATAAAACAAAAGCAAAAgtcaaaagaaaagaaagatagCTCTCCAAATAAAGCATGA